The genomic interval CATGGGTCCGGGCGCGGTCACGGTCAGGATCGTCTCTGCGATATCGTTGAAATCCGCCCGGAAATGGACCGAGCTTTTGACCACGACGATATCTTCCTCTTCGGGCTGGATGCCCAGAAAGCGGAACATCTCGCGATCTGCCATCTGGGCCTTTTCCGAGGTGACGACGACACGCACGCCGCCGATGCGCAGGCAGGCCGAGGGGCCAAGATCCAGATGGGCGCCGCCGTAATAGCCGCCGGTGGCGTGACAGGCCCCGTCCGACAGGGCCTCGACGGTAAAGCGTGCCCGGAAGGGCGCGTCGCCCGCAATCCCCGAACGCCCGCCAAGCGCGATCTCGATCTCGCTGCCCGTGCCTGCCTGGTGCGCGGCGCTTGCGGCTTGCGGGTCGGTGATCAGCCCGATGGCCGCGCGCTGCGCATCGGCCGCAACCAGCGCCCGCAGAATCCCCATCGTGTCGGAGTTTCCGCCCGCGCCGGGATTGTCCTGCGTATCGGCAATCAGGATCGGGCGGCTGGCATCCGCCGCCAGCCTGATCGCATGCGCGACGCCCGCATCGGGATCGTAAGAGATCCCGGCAAATTCGGCCTCGGCATCAATGACGGCCTGCGCGATGCGGTCGGTGCAGGCCTCTGCCTGCTGGCGCGTCTGGGCATAGGCCAGGACCGAAGGGCCGCAATCGGCAAAATCCGCCGCCGGAAAGCCCATGAACAGCGAGGATGTATAAACGCCCGGCACATCCTCGGCGGCCATGCGGTACAGGCGCCCGCCCGGCTCTGCCAGGGTCGATTGCCAGGCGATCGGGATCAGGAAATCCAGCTGGCGGAACGATTTTTCATTCGGAATGCCCGCCAGCAGCCGGTCCAGCTGAACCGCCGCGCGATGCCCTGTCTCGGCCATATCGACATGGGGATAGGTGCGAAAGCCGACCAGACAGTCGGCGCTGTCCACCATCAGCCGGGTGATGTTTCCGTGCAGGTCAAGCGCCGCGACCAGCGGCACATCGGGGCCGATCACGTCGCGGACGCGCGACAGCAACTGGCCTTCGCCATCCGGCGCGCCCTCGGCCACCATGGCGCCATGCAGGTCCAGGAACACGCCGTCCAGCGGACCGGCCTCGCGAATGCCCTGCAGGATTTCTTCGGTGATGGCCTGATAGCAGGCCGCCGTCACCGGGGCCGAGGGCACGGCACCGGCCCACAGGATCGGCACGACCTGCCACTTCGCAGCCTTGGCAAAGTCCAGCGCCCCGGCGATGGGCAGGTTCACATCCACCGCACGGCGCAGGATCTGATCCCCGCGGCTCAGTGGAAGATAGCCGCCACCCTGCTGGAACGACCGCAGATCCGCGGGGCTGGGCGCAAAGGAATTGCTTTCATGAACAAAGCCCGCCACCGCAACGCGGGGCGATCTGGTCCGGCTGTCGACAGCGGCACTGGGTGATTCCATAGTGTATTGCAATCCGATACAGTTGCATTGCATCATGAGTTTACGTAGCGGAATTTTGATCTGTCAATAGTGGAGGCAGCATGACATCGTCCGGTTCCGATTTTGCAGCCGAGAGGGCAGATGACCCGTTATTTGTGCAATCTCTGGCGCGGGGCATGCAGGTCATGTCCGCGTTTCAGGGGGTCGAGCGGCCGCTGTCCCTGTCGGATATCGCGGCGCGGACCTCGATCACGCGCAGCGCGGCGCAGCGAATCGTCCATACCTTGCGCAAGATGGGCTATCTGCGCCTGACCGAGGATGGGCGCGGCTTTCTTCCTGATCTTGCCGTGCTGGATCTGACCTATGACTATCTGCGTCTGAACCCGTTGCTGCGCCGCGCCAGCCCGGCCCTGCTGGAACTGCGCCGCAATGTGCGAGAGCGGGTGGACCTGTCCATCTTCGACGGCCAGCGCATGGTCTATGCCGCCCGGATGCAAAGCAAGCGCGAGATGTTCTTTGCCACGCTGGTCGGGAATACGGTGCCCACCTTCTGCACCTCGGGCGGCTGGGCGGTGATGGCGCATTTGCCCGATGATGAGGTCGACGCCCTGCTGCGCGATGCCGACATGACGCCGCTGACGCCGCGCACGCTGACCGATCCTGCCGCCATCCGCGACCAGATCGCGTTGGCCCGCGAAAACGGTCACGCGCTGGCGGTCGAGCAGATCCTGATGGGCGAGGTCGCCCTTGCCGGTGCGATTCCGGGATCGGATGGGCGGCCAGTCGCGGCAATCCACGTGGCCGGATCGCTGTCGGAATGGCAGCCCGAGGACTTCCGCCGCCGCATCGCCCCGGTGGTGGCCGAGGCGATCCGCTCGATCCGGCTGCTGTAAGGACAGAATCTGACGCGGGCCGGGCGCGATTTCGGCAGAAACCGATGTCGCAAAATGTCGTTTTCAGGCATCGCGCTTTTCGGGAATTTTGCGTTAACGATCACACAAAACATGCTATTTTTCCGGCATTTGATACCGGTTTTGCAGACAAAACAGGCAATCTTTCAGCCAGCCGGGATCAAATTCAGGCTTTGAGAATTATCTGGCAAGATACTGATATATAAAAGATTAATTACGTTGATGCGGTCCGGTTTACCCACTGGCGCCGCCAAATTTCCGGGCATTTAACTGAAAGGCCCTGTGAAATGTCGCAAATGGTGTTGCCAGCCTGTCGGGCCGCTGCTTAACCTGAACCCTGCGCTGAATAACCAATCGACAACAGGGAGAGCGCTCATTGCTGGACCAAGGACATGGCGATGCTTTCGTCGTCTTCGAGCATGTGCAAAAAAGCTACGATGGCAAGACGCTGGTCGTCAAAGATCTGAATCTCGACATCGGCAAGGGTGAGTTTCTGACCATGC from Paracoccus fistulariae carries:
- a CDS encoding M81 family metallopeptidase, with protein sequence MESPSAAVDSRTRSPRVAVAGFVHESNSFAPSPADLRSFQQGGGYLPLSRGDQILRRAVDVNLPIAGALDFAKAAKWQVVPILWAGAVPSAPVTAACYQAITEEILQGIREAGPLDGVFLDLHGAMVAEGAPDGEGQLLSRVRDVIGPDVPLVAALDLHGNITRLMVDSADCLVGFRTYPHVDMAETGHRAAVQLDRLLAGIPNEKSFRQLDFLIPIAWQSTLAEPGGRLYRMAAEDVPGVYTSSLFMGFPAADFADCGPSVLAYAQTRQQAEACTDRIAQAVIDAEAEFAGISYDPDAGVAHAIRLAADASRPILIADTQDNPGAGGNSDTMGILRALVAADAQRAAIGLITDPQAASAAHQAGTGSEIEIALGGRSGIAGDAPFRARFTVEALSDGACHATGGYYGGAHLDLGPSACLRIGGVRVVVTSEKAQMADREMFRFLGIQPEEEDIVVVKSSVHFRADFNDIAETILTVTAPGPMPLSPAALPWRHLRPGIRLEPGGAPFTPSAKG
- a CDS encoding IclR family transcriptional regulator, producing MQVMSAFQGVERPLSLSDIAARTSITRSAAQRIVHTLRKMGYLRLTEDGRGFLPDLAVLDLTYDYLRLNPLLRRASPALLELRRNVRERVDLSIFDGQRMVYAARMQSKREMFFATLVGNTVPTFCTSGGWAVMAHLPDDEVDALLRDADMTPLTPRTLTDPAAIRDQIALARENGHALAVEQILMGEVALAGAIPGSDGRPVAAIHVAGSLSEWQPEDFRRRIAPVVAEAIRSIRLL